The proteins below come from a single Mycobacterium parmense genomic window:
- a CDS encoding IS256 family transposase, whose protein sequence is MTIAHDIDLSAVLAERLTTTHPDVLRELLAAFIHALMGAEADAVCGAGYGQRSSERTNSRNGYRHREFDTRAGTLDLAIPKLRQGSYFPDWLLERRKRAERALTTVVATCYLLGVSTRRMDKLVETLGITSLSKSQVSVMAKELDAAVEAFRTRPLDAGPYTFMAADALVLKVREAGRVVNVHALIATGVNAEGYREILGIDVTTAEDGAGWLTFLRSLTARGLSGVRLVTSDAHAGLVAAIGATLPGASWQRCRTHYATNLMAITPKSSWPWVRTLLHSVFDQPDAGSVAAQYDRIIDALADKLPKVADHLEDARADLLAFTAFPKQIWRQIWSNNPQERLNKEIRRRTDVVGIFPDRNALIRLVGAVLAEQHDEWAESRRYLGLDVLSKSRADHTPSTEQEDTPAALTA, encoded by the coding sequence ATGACCATTGCCCACGATATCGACCTGTCTGCCGTGCTGGCCGAACGACTCACCACCACGCACCCTGATGTGCTGCGCGAGTTGTTGGCCGCCTTCATTCACGCCCTGATGGGCGCCGAAGCCGACGCGGTGTGCGGTGCCGGCTACGGCCAGCGCAGCAGCGAGCGCACCAATTCCCGCAACGGGTATCGGCACCGCGAGTTTGACACCCGCGCAGGCACATTGGATCTGGCGATTCCCAAGCTAAGGCAAGGTTCGTACTTCCCGGACTGGCTGCTGGAACGGCGCAAACGCGCCGAGCGGGCCCTGACCACGGTGGTGGCTACCTGCTACCTGCTGGGCGTTTCGACGCGGCGGATGGACAAACTCGTCGAGACTCTGGGCATCACCAGCTTGTCGAAGTCCCAGGTCAGCGTGATGGCCAAAGAGCTCGACGCCGCGGTCGAGGCGTTCCGGACCCGGCCACTGGATGCAGGCCCGTACACGTTCATGGCTGCTGACGCCCTGGTGCTCAAGGTTCGCGAAGCAGGCCGGGTGGTCAACGTGCACGCGCTGATCGCCACCGGGGTCAACGCCGAGGGCTACCGCGAAATCCTGGGCATCGACGTCACCACCGCCGAGGACGGGGCCGGCTGGCTGACCTTCCTGCGGTCGCTGACCGCCCGCGGCCTATCAGGGGTCCGTCTGGTCACTTCCGACGCCCACGCCGGTCTGGTGGCCGCGATCGGCGCCACCCTGCCTGGGGCATCGTGGCAACGGTGTCGCACCCACTACGCCACCAACCTGATGGCCATCACTCCGAAATCATCGTGGCCGTGGGTACGCACACTACTGCATTCGGTCTTCGATCAACCTGACGCCGGTTCCGTTGCAGCCCAATATGACCGCATCATCGACGCACTGGCCGACAAGCTCCCCAAGGTCGCCGACCACCTCGAAGACGCCCGCGCCGACCTGCTCGCCTTCACCGCCTTCCCCAAACAAATTTGGCGGCAGATCTGGTCCAACAACCCACAAGAACGACTCAACAAGGAAATCCGCCGGCGCACCGACGTCGTCGGAATCTTCCCCGACCGCAACGCCCTAATCCGCCTCGTCGGCGCGGTGCTGGCCGAACAACACGACGAATGGGCCGAATCCCGCCGCTACCTCGGCCTCGACGTCCTCAGCAAATCCCGCGCCGACCACACGCCATCAACAGAACAGGAGGACACCCCGGCGGCACTGACCGCCTAA
- a CDS encoding IS30 family transposase: MPSPGRPSVAWRQDRVRFWAGIAAGAMTEDAATEAGVSSPVGFRWFRHAGGVNPRLPETVSGCYLSSNEREDIALWRAHGAGVREIARRLRRAPSTISRELRRNASTRTYRLDYKASVAQWHAERRARRPKTAKLVGNDRLRQYVQDKLSGVVRGAYGQIMAGPAATPWKGRNKPHRGDRAWVTAWSPEQIAHRIKLDFPDDESMRISHEAIYQALYVQSRGALKRDLITCLRRGRALRVPRARSRQKAWAHVTPETLISARPPEVADRAVPGHWEGDLLIGLQRSAIGTLVERSSRFTMLIHLPREAGYGLIPRTKNGPALAGYGALTMANALAQTITSLPEELRRSLTWDRGKELSAHAQFSIASGVKVYFADPKSPWQRGTNENTNGLLRQCFPKGTDLSRWNADDIAAIAHTLNTRPRKTLGWRTPAEAFNEHLHSLQQAGVATTD; encoded by the coding sequence ATGCCCTCCCCGGGGCGGCCGTCGGTGGCCTGGCGGCAGGACAGGGTCCGGTTCTGGGCGGGGATCGCTGCCGGAGCGATGACCGAGGACGCCGCTACCGAAGCGGGCGTGTCTTCGCCGGTCGGGTTCCGCTGGTTCCGCCATGCTGGCGGCGTGAATCCACGCTTGCCAGAAACTGTTTCGGGCTGCTACCTATCCTCGAATGAGCGCGAAGACATCGCTTTATGGCGTGCCCATGGTGCCGGAGTGCGCGAGATAGCCAGGAGGCTGCGCAGGGCGCCGTCGACCATCTCGCGTGAGCTGCGCCGTAACGCCTCGACGCGCACGTATCGGCTCGACTACAAGGCCTCGGTCGCGCAGTGGCATGCCGAAAGGCGGGCGAGGCGCCCGAAGACGGCCAAGCTGGTCGGCAACGACCGGCTGCGCCAGTACGTCCAGGACAAGCTCTCCGGTGTCGTTCGTGGCGCTTACGGGCAGATCATGGCTGGTCCGGCCGCGACGCCGTGGAAGGGACGCAACAAGCCGCACCGAGGGGATCGGGCCTGGGTGACAGCATGGAGTCCTGAGCAGATCGCCCATCGGATCAAGCTTGACTTCCCTGATGATGAATCCATGCGGATCAGCCACGAGGCCATCTACCAAGCGCTCTACGTGCAAAGCCGCGGTGCGCTCAAGCGGGACTTAATCACCTGCCTGCGCCGGGGTCGGGCATTGCGGGTGCCGCGGGCACGGTCTCGGCAGAAAGCGTGGGCGCACGTCACGCCGGAGACGTTGATCAGCGCTCGGCCGCCGGAGGTCGCTGATCGCGCGGTCCCGGGACACTGGGAGGGAGATCTGCTGATCGGGTTGCAGCGCAGCGCGATCGGCACGCTGGTCGAGCGCAGCAGTCGGTTCACGATGTTGATCCATCTTCCGCGGGAGGCCGGATACGGGCTGATTCCGCGGACCAAGAACGGGCCGGCTCTGGCCGGCTACGGCGCCCTCACGATGGCCAACGCCCTAGCGCAGACGATCACCTCGCTGCCCGAGGAACTGCGCCGGTCGCTGACCTGGGACCGGGGAAAGGAACTGTCGGCGCATGCCCAGTTCTCGATCGCCTCCGGGGTCAAGGTGTACTTCGCCGACCCGAAGAGTCCGTGGCAGCGTGGCACGAATGAGAACACCAATGGCCTGTTGCGCCAATGCTTTCCGAAGGGCACCGACCTATCCCGGTGGAACGCCGACGACATCGCGGCGATCGCTCACACCCTCAACACCCGACCACGCAAGACCCTCGGATGGCGCACCCCGGCCGAAGCGTTCAACGAACACCTACACTCACTTCAGCAAGCCGGTGTTGCAACGACCGATTGA
- a CDS encoding transposase gives MTATADVHDDEVMVSSPTPEELATARELVRAAQARGVSFADTADGVLKALTKTVVETALEEELADHLGYDKHDPAGRGAPNSRNGTRTKTVLTDTVGPVEIAVPRDRGGSFEPQIVKKASTPVDPGR, from the coding sequence GTGACAGCAACAGCCGATGTCCACGATGATGAAGTGATGGTCAGCTCTCCGACACCGGAGGAGCTGGCGACGGCCCGCGAGCTGGTGCGGGCGGCCCAGGCCCGCGGGGTGTCGTTCGCCGATACCGCTGACGGGGTGCTTAAGGCGCTGACCAAGACGGTGGTCGAGACCGCGCTGGAAGAGGAGCTCGCCGATCACCTCGGCTATGACAAGCACGATCCGGCCGGGCGGGGGGCGCCGAATTCACGCAACGGCACCCGCACCAAAACCGTGTTGACCGACACGGTCGGACCGGTCGAGATCGCCGTGCCCCGCGACCGCGGCGGCAGCTTCGAGCCCCAGATCGTCAAGAAAGCATCAACACCGGTTGACCCGGGTCGATGA
- a CDS encoding integrase, giving the protein MESDDPVLVAAAVYARERAAAHDWCGETTNRCLDALVTLLAGRPPGDRVPLKEVRTRPHRLASRRRLVEILSHFDLLTDDTEPPIRAWIDRVTAELPPGFAEPSHHWLLTLLVGGARARPRSPRTLYSYFGAVRPLLAHWSTSYDHLREVTRADVDATLRPFQGNQCHNLIKALRSLFRHAKKNGLVFSNPTAGLKSQPVDQDLVPITDDEVRSIEQLASEPRARLVVALSVEHACRTSVIRKLVLDDIDLPNRRITLAGQPTARRAHPQSADHMARPPPGQMAPHSEPARSTHDENCIAHNAGESNIGETIVERQWVHDRTHPCRPNPSRSADRRPRPAASVSLVFGISHNTARRYTTAREYPKFGVSGPTRRV; this is encoded by the coding sequence TTGGAATCCGACGACCCCGTGCTCGTGGCCGCTGCGGTATACGCCCGGGAACGCGCTGCCGCCCACGATTGGTGCGGTGAGACCACAAACCGATGCCTCGACGCCCTGGTCACCCTTCTGGCCGGTCGGCCCCCCGGTGATCGCGTGCCGCTCAAAGAGGTTCGAACACGGCCGCATCGGCTCGCGTCCCGTCGCAGGCTTGTCGAAATCCTCTCCCACTTCGACCTGCTGACAGACGACACCGAACCTCCGATCCGTGCCTGGATCGACCGCGTCACCGCGGAACTTCCGCCAGGGTTCGCCGAGCCGTCGCACCACTGGCTCCTTACCCTGTTGGTCGGCGGCGCACGTGCTCGCCCACGATCGCCCAGGACCCTCTACAGCTACTTCGGCGCGGTCAGGCCCCTTCTCGCGCACTGGTCCACCTCCTACGACCATCTCAGGGAGGTCACCAGGGCCGACGTCGACGCGACGCTGCGGCCGTTTCAGGGAAACCAGTGCCACAATCTGATCAAGGCGCTGCGGTCGCTGTTCCGGCACGCCAAGAAGAATGGTCTGGTCTTCAGCAACCCAACAGCGGGTTTGAAGAGCCAACCAGTAGACCAAGACCTCGTGCCCATCACCGATGATGAGGTGCGCTCGATCGAACAGCTCGCGAGCGAACCGCGTGCACGCCTAGTTGTGGCATTGAGCGTCGAACATGCCTGCCGCACAAGCGTTATACGCAAACTGGTGCTCGACGACATTGACCTGCCGAACCGGCGGATCACCCTTGCTGGACAACCAACGGCTCGGCGAGCTCACCCACAGAGCGCTGATCACATGGCTCGACCACCGCCGGGACAGATGGCCCCACACTCCGAACCGGCACGTTCTACTCACGACGAAAACTGCATTGCGCACAACGCCGGTGAGTCAAACATCGGTGAAACAATCGTTGAGCGACAATGGGTTCACGATCGAACGCATCCGTGCCGACCGAATCCTTCACGAAGCGCTGACCGCAGGCCCCGACCTGCTGCATCTGTCTCTCTCGTTTTCGGCATCTCCCACAACACCGCGCGGCGCTACACCACCGCGAGGGAGTATCCGAAATTCGGTGTAAGTGGCCCGACACGCCGGGTGTGA
- a CDS encoding acyl-CoA dehydrogenase family protein produces MPGLLFPDYVVPWETEDQKLLRKHAAEFFRKEATPNQARWAKQQKVDREFWNKAGAAGLLGLDLPEQYGGGGGSFGHEAVVMQERAYAHDTAFGFSVHSTLASHYIAEYASEEQKKRWIPKMVSGEMVIAVAMTEPGTGSDLQSIRTTAVRDGDEYVINGSKTFISNGSHCDLVVIVAKTESGLSLMVAETEGLAGFQRGRVLEKVGQHGQDTRELAFTDMRVPAANLLGGVEGKGFAQLMEQLPRERLTIGVEAIAMAEAAVVETIRYVKERTAFGKPLLAFQNTKFVLAECKAEVLAGKALIDYCTGRYLDGKLDAATASIAKMWGSDKQVEVTDKCLQLFGGYGYMMEYPIAQMYAAARVQKIYGGTNEIMKVLIARSL; encoded by the coding sequence ATGCCCGGACTCTTATTCCCGGACTACGTCGTTCCGTGGGAGACCGAGGATCAAAAACTCCTGCGCAAGCACGCCGCCGAGTTCTTCCGCAAGGAAGCGACTCCCAACCAAGCCAGGTGGGCGAAACAGCAGAAGGTGGACCGAGAATTTTGGAACAAAGCCGGCGCTGCCGGGCTTTTGGGCCTCGACCTGCCCGAGCAATACGGCGGTGGTGGCGGCAGTTTCGGTCACGAGGCGGTGGTGATGCAGGAGCGCGCCTACGCGCACGACACCGCGTTCGGTTTCTCCGTGCATTCGACGCTGGCTTCCCACTACATCGCCGAGTATGCCTCCGAGGAGCAGAAGAAGCGCTGGATCCCGAAGATGGTCAGCGGGGAGATGGTGATCGCCGTCGCGATGACCGAACCGGGCACCGGGTCAGACCTGCAGTCGATTCGCACCACCGCGGTTCGCGACGGCGACGAGTACGTCATCAACGGCTCGAAGACCTTCATCTCCAACGGTTCCCACTGCGACCTGGTGGTGATCGTGGCCAAAACTGAGTCCGGACTGTCGCTGATGGTGGCCGAAACCGAAGGGCTGGCGGGTTTCCAGCGCGGCCGGGTTCTGGAGAAGGTCGGCCAGCACGGCCAGGACACCCGGGAGCTTGCGTTCACCGACATGCGGGTGCCGGCCGCAAACCTGCTCGGCGGCGTTGAGGGCAAGGGCTTCGCCCAGTTGATGGAGCAACTTCCGCGCGAGCGGTTGACCATCGGGGTCGAGGCGATCGCGATGGCGGAGGCGGCGGTAGTAGAGACGATCCGTTATGTCAAGGAGCGCACCGCGTTCGGCAAGCCCCTCCTCGCCTTCCAGAACACCAAGTTCGTGCTGGCCGAATGCAAGGCGGAGGTGCTGGCCGGCAAGGCGCTGATCGACTACTGCACCGGCCGGTACCTCGACGGAAAACTCGATGCCGCAACCGCATCGATAGCCAAGATGTGGGGATCTGACAAACAAGTAGAGGTCACTGACAAGTGCCTGCAGCTTTTCGGTGGATACGGCTACATGATGGAATACCCGATCGCGCAGATGTATGCGGCGGCTCGGGTGCAGAAGATCTACGGCGGCACCAACGAGATCATGAAGGTGCTGATCGCGCGAAGCCTGTAG
- a CDS encoding enoyl-CoA hydratase/isomerase family protein, which translates to MNKQILRSTRDGAVALLEINRPKSKNSLNDELLGAMGAELAALRSDTAVLAVVIAGAHGMFCAGADITAFDEIRARPLVTGESNESFWSILAAFPKPVIAAVETYALGGGCELALACDIVIAGESGQFGLPEVKIGAIPGAGGTQRLIRAIGKSKAMAMLLTGDSIKAQEACDAGLVAEVVADGEAVPRALAMAQRIATNSPLAVALAKDAAVHAFQTSLTQGLEHEKRNFYVAVHSADSHEGQAAFLAKRAPQFTGK; encoded by the coding sequence GGTGGCCCTGCTGGAGATCAATCGCCCGAAGTCGAAGAACAGCCTCAACGACGAGCTGTTGGGCGCGATGGGGGCCGAGCTGGCGGCGTTGCGGTCCGACACGGCCGTGTTGGCCGTGGTCATCGCGGGCGCCCACGGCATGTTCTGCGCCGGCGCCGACATCACGGCGTTCGACGAGATCCGGGCCCGGCCACTGGTCACCGGAGAGTCCAATGAGAGCTTCTGGTCGATACTGGCTGCGTTTCCGAAGCCGGTCATCGCCGCGGTCGAGACATACGCACTCGGGGGCGGCTGTGAGCTGGCGTTGGCCTGCGACATTGTCATCGCCGGCGAGTCGGGCCAATTCGGACTTCCCGAGGTGAAGATCGGCGCAATCCCTGGCGCTGGCGGAACTCAACGCCTCATTCGGGCGATCGGCAAATCCAAGGCTATGGCAATGCTTTTGACGGGCGATTCCATCAAGGCCCAGGAGGCGTGCGATGCAGGGTTGGTAGCCGAAGTCGTCGCCGACGGCGAGGCCGTGCCACGGGCGCTGGCGATGGCGCAACGGATCGCGACGAACTCCCCGCTAGCGGTGGCGCTGGCCAAGGATGCCGCTGTGCACGCGTTTCAGACATCACTGACGCAGGGACTCGAACACGAGAAACGGAATTTCTACGTGGCGGTGCATTCCGCCGACAGTCACGAGGGCCAGGCGGCATTCCTCGCCAAGCGCGCGCCCCAGTTCACCGGAAAGTAG
- a CDS encoding helix-turn-helix domain-containing protein — MKWNLRLTAANRGIWKASELQRMLAERGLVISAGKMSGLWSGNPNAIKLHDLDVFCAVLDCAIDELLIPEPETVAAPTPKGSEEAAAAAGEARPVTPRARTGRSLPPR; from the coding sequence ATGAAGTGGAATCTACGCCTGACCGCGGCCAACCGCGGCATTTGGAAGGCCAGCGAACTCCAACGGATGCTGGCCGAGCGCGGCCTGGTGATCAGCGCCGGCAAGATGTCGGGCTTGTGGTCGGGCAACCCCAACGCCATCAAGCTCCACGATCTCGATGTATTCTGCGCCGTGCTCGACTGCGCCATCGACGAACTGCTGATCCCCGAGCCCGAAACCGTGGCCGCACCCACGCCGAAGGGTAGCGAGGAGGCCGCCGCTGCGGCCGGTGAGGCACGTCCCGTCACCCCGCGCGCTCGGACGGGAAGGTCGCTGCCGCCGCGATGA
- a CDS encoding SDR family NAD(P)-dependent oxidoreductase has protein sequence MDIAASSAVVTGGASGLGLATVETLARSGARVVAVDLPNANTDALSLLGDTVRFAPADVTDEDAVTRAIEIANADKTLRIIVNCAGVSDGTKTVSKKGPFPLDAFEKVIKINLIGTFNVVRLGAYAMSQNDPVGGERGVIVNTSSGAAFDGQIGQAAYSASKGGVMAATLPIARDLSSYLIRVNTIAPGLFETPLLNSLPEAALTALKALTLHPNRLGDPAEYAHLVVAIVENPMLNGETIRLDGAVRMPPR, from the coding sequence ATGGACATCGCAGCTAGCAGCGCGGTCGTCACCGGTGGCGCGTCCGGGCTCGGTTTGGCGACGGTGGAGACGCTGGCGCGGTCCGGAGCGCGGGTGGTCGCCGTCGACCTGCCCAATGCAAACACGGACGCGCTAAGCCTCCTCGGCGACACCGTCCGGTTCGCGCCCGCCGACGTCACCGACGAGGATGCAGTGACCAGGGCCATCGAGATCGCCAACGCGGACAAGACATTGCGTATCATCGTCAACTGCGCCGGCGTCAGCGATGGCACCAAGACCGTCAGCAAGAAGGGCCCTTTCCCGCTCGACGCGTTCGAGAAAGTAATCAAGATCAACCTGATCGGGACCTTCAACGTCGTGCGCCTGGGCGCATACGCAATGTCGCAGAACGACCCCGTCGGCGGCGAGCGTGGCGTGATCGTCAACACTTCCTCCGGCGCGGCCTTCGACGGCCAGATCGGGCAGGCGGCCTACTCCGCTTCCAAGGGAGGTGTGATGGCGGCGACGCTGCCGATCGCGCGTGATCTGTCGTCGTACTTGATCCGGGTCAACACGATCGCTCCGGGGCTGTTCGAAACCCCGCTTCTCAACTCACTTCCAGAGGCTGCGCTAACCGCTCTCAAGGCGCTGACGTTGCACCCAAACCGACTCGGTGATCCTGCCGAGTACGCACACCTGGTCGTAGCCATCGTTGAGAATCCGATGCTCAACGGCGAGACGATCCGTCTCGATGGCGCAGTACGGATGCCTCCGAGGTGA